A genome region from Cucumis sativus cultivar 9930 chromosome 4, Cucumber_9930_V3, whole genome shotgun sequence includes the following:
- the LOC116403561 gene encoding uncharacterized protein LOC116403561, producing the protein MDMIKGRSTTQSPLLDGTNYAHWKPCMTSFLKSIDSESWKAVISGWEPPMILVEGKSTPKPESDWTDAEDQASRGNACALNAIYNGVDQNVFKLIHTCSSAKEAWKSLEVAYEGIYFLLSIS; encoded by the exons ATGGATATGATCAAAGGCAGATCTACTACTCAATCACCCCTTCTCGATGGAACAAATTATGCTCATTGGAAGCCTTGTATGACAAGTTTCCTCAAATCAATTGACAGTGAAAGCTGGAAAGCTGTTATCTCCGGTTGGGAACCACCTATGATCCTCGTAGAGGGGAAATCTACACCTAAACCAGAATCAGACTGGACCGATGCTGAAGATCAAGCTTCTCGTGGCAACGCTTGTGCTCTCAATGCTATTTATAATGGAGTAGatcaaaatgtatttaaattgatacatacTTGTTCTTCAGCAAAAGAAGCCTGGAAAAGTCTTGAAGTTGCATATGAAG GTATATACTTTCTGCTCTCTATCTCTTGA
- the LOC101204811 gene encoding uncharacterized protein LOC101204811 isoform X1 has product MQPSPSLITCPIRILTTTLRPSTIIFQAYHYHQPIPKFNSLFGYRPHLLGSSTRSFPASASHTPESQVPAASAPLIQTHLGAASRTSTLEKMNTVEEELEKAIYRCRFMAFFGVLGSLIGSIHCFIEGCVHVAASFSEYFVNRGKVIIVLVEAIDVYLLGTVMLVFGTGLYELFISQLGNARPLSKSNVEHKSNLFGLFPLKERPKWMNVRTVNELKTKLGHVIVMLLLIGFFDKSKKVVIQSPGDLLCLAVSIFLSSGTLFLLTKLTE; this is encoded by the exons ATGCAACCGTCTCCATCCTTGATTACTTGTCCTATCAGAATTCTAACCACCACCCTCCGACCTTCCACCATCATCTTCCAAGCCTATCACTACCACCAACCTATTCCAAAGTTCAATAGTCTTTTTGGGTATAGACCTCACCTTCTCGGTTCTTCTACCCGTAGTTTTCCTGCTTCTGCAAGTCACACCCCTGAATCTCAAGTTCCTGCTGCTTCTGCTCCTTTAATCCAAACCCATCTTGGTGCTGCGTCTCGGACGTCGACACTGGAAAAGATGAATACCGTCGAGGAGGAACTTGAAAAG GCCATTTATCGATGCCGATTCATGGCATTTTTTGGCGTCTTAGGGTCTTTAATTGGCTCTATACACTGTTTCATCGAG GGGTGCGTTCATGTAGCAGCATCTTTCTCCGAGTATTTTGTGAATCGTGGAAAAGTGATCATAGTGCTAGTTGAGGCCATAG ATGTATATCTCTTAGGAACTGTGATGCTAGTCTTTGGCACGGGTCTGTATGAGCTGTTTATCAGCCAACTTGGAAATGCACGGCCATTATCAAAGAGTAACGTTGAGCATAAATCCAATTTATTTGGCTTGTTCCCTTTAAAG GAACGACCTAAATGGATGAATGTAAGGACAGTAAACGAGCTGAAAACAAAGCTGGGACACGTCATAGTGATGCTGCTTCTAATTGGGTTCTTTGACAAGAGTAAAAAAGTGGTAATACAATCTCCAGGTGATTTGCTTTGCTTAGCTGTTTCAATATTCCTTTCCTCTGGTACCCTGTTTTTGCTGACTAAACTAACTGAATGA
- the LOC101204571 gene encoding uncharacterized protein LOC101204571 isoform X4 encodes MAFLSEFLNTTILLVTRPFSFFMRTCSFILKTFVVVVQTWLELLKTSVSLHLNIFWTTLMWIIAIVSLPGRILAALRRERQMQQLRNQNLRLQEIKGKDYWSLKGLDVKSEAQKTGRVDRDITYGISSCSSRSSSSSIVQDLCQIDALKDASISKEKLIKILESGLKSGVLIHSHTEILSKDEYVTQLLDEQREVAMSRSLFSTLLSLLVGVIIWEAEEPHLCLVVALMFVVSISLKSVVEFFTTIKNKPALDAVALLSFNWFVLGILAYPTLPNISRFLARFLAPLASRVVEWFGFSIS; translated from the exons ATGGCTTTTCTTTCAGAATTCCTGAATACTACAATATTGTTGGTCACGAGGCCTTTCTCGTTTTTCATGCGTACATGCTCATTTATCTTGAAAAcctttgttgttgttgttcaaACTTGGTTGGAGCTGTTGAAGACCTCGGTCAGTCTTCACTTGAACATATTTTGGACAACTTTGATGTGGATAATCGCAATTGTCTCTCTTCCTGGACGAATTTTAGCTGCTTTACGGAGGGAAAGGCAG ATGCAGCAATTGAGGAACCAAAATCTTCGACTGCAGGAAATTAAGGGTAAGGATTATTGGAGCTTAAAAGGACTTGATGTTAAAAGTGAAGCACAAAAAACTGGCAGAGTTGACAGGGACATTACCTATGGTATCTCATCATGCTCATCCCGCTCCAGTAGCAGCAGCATTGTTCAAGACCTCTGTCAAATTGATGCTTTAAAAGATGCTAGTAtatctaaagaaaaattgatcaaaatcTTAGAATCTGGGTTAAAATCTGGGGTGCTCATCCATTCTCATACTGAAATCCTATCAAAAGATGAATATGTCACTCAACTTCTTGATGAGCAAAGGGAGGTTGCAATGTCCAGAAGTCTATTCAGTACTCTATTGTCACTTTTGGTTGGAGTGATTATATGGGAAGCTGAAGAGCCTCACTTGTGTCTTGTAGTGGCTCTCATGTTTGTTGTTAGCATCTCGTTGAAGAGTGTAGTTGAGTTTTTCACGACTATTAAGAATAAACCTGCTTTGGATGCTGTTGCTCTTTTGAGCTTCAACTGGTTCGTGCTTGGAATACTAGCCTACCCAACACTGCCAAATATTTCTCGTTTTCTTGCTCGTTTTCTTGCTCCTTTGGCCTCAAGGGTTGTTGAATGGTTCGGTTTCTCCATTTCCTGA
- the LOC101204811 gene encoding uncharacterized protein LOC101204811 isoform X5: protein MQPSPSLITCPIRILTTTLRPSTIIFQAYHYHQPIPKFNSLFGYRPHLLGSSTRSFPASASHTPESQVPAASAPLIQTHLGAASRTSTLEKMNTVEEELEKGCVHVAASFSEYFVNRGKVIIVLVEAIDVYLLGTVMLVFGTGLYELFISQLGNARPLSKSNVEHKSNLFGLFPLKERPKWMNVRTVNELKTKLGHVIVMLLLIGFFDKSKKVVIQSPGDLLCLAVSIFLSSGTLFLLTKLTE, encoded by the exons ATGCAACCGTCTCCATCCTTGATTACTTGTCCTATCAGAATTCTAACCACCACCCTCCGACCTTCCACCATCATCTTCCAAGCCTATCACTACCACCAACCTATTCCAAAGTTCAATAGTCTTTTTGGGTATAGACCTCACCTTCTCGGTTCTTCTACCCGTAGTTTTCCTGCTTCTGCAAGTCACACCCCTGAATCTCAAGTTCCTGCTGCTTCTGCTCCTTTAATCCAAACCCATCTTGGTGCTGCGTCTCGGACGTCGACACTGGAAAAGATGAATACCGTCGAGGAGGAACTTGAAAAG GGGTGCGTTCATGTAGCAGCATCTTTCTCCGAGTATTTTGTGAATCGTGGAAAAGTGATCATAGTGCTAGTTGAGGCCATAG ATGTATATCTCTTAGGAACTGTGATGCTAGTCTTTGGCACGGGTCTGTATGAGCTGTTTATCAGCCAACTTGGAAATGCACGGCCATTATCAAAGAGTAACGTTGAGCATAAATCCAATTTATTTGGCTTGTTCCCTTTAAAG GAACGACCTAAATGGATGAATGTAAGGACAGTAAACGAGCTGAAAACAAAGCTGGGACACGTCATAGTGATGCTGCTTCTAATTGGGTTCTTTGACAAGAGTAAAAAAGTGGTAATACAATCTCCAGGTGATTTGCTTTGCTTAGCTGTTTCAATATTCCTTTCCTCTGGTACCCTGTTTTTGCTGACTAAACTAACTGAATGA
- the LOC101204571 gene encoding uncharacterized protein LOC101204571 isoform X1, with protein sequence MAFLSEFLNTTILLVTRPFSFFMRTCSFILKTFVVVVQTWLELLKTSVSLHLNIFWTTLMWIIAIVSLPGRILAALRRERQLQQYLQFLEIKFDNVLWERKELQKQFQAAMKEHKMMELMLDELEMIHEKATNKIALLESEMQQLRNQNLRLQEIKGKDYWSLKGLDVKSEAQKTGRVDRDITYGISSCSSRSSSSSIVQDLCQIDALKDASISKEKLIKILESGLKSGVLIHSHTEILSKDEYVTQLLDEQREVAMSRSLFSTLLSLLVGVIIWEAEEPHLCLVVALMFVVSISLKSVVEFFTTIKNKPALDAVALLSFNWFVLGILAYPTLPNISRFLARFLAPLASRVVEWFGFSIS encoded by the exons ATGGCTTTTCTTTCAGAATTCCTGAATACTACAATATTGTTGGTCACGAGGCCTTTCTCGTTTTTCATGCGTACATGCTCATTTATCTTGAAAAcctttgttgttgttgttcaaACTTGGTTGGAGCTGTTGAAGACCTCGGTCAGTCTTCACTTGAACATATTTTGGACAACTTTGATGTGGATAATCGCAATTGTCTCTCTTCCTGGACGAATTTTAGCTGCTTTACGGAGGGAAAGGCAG TTGCAACAATATTTGCAATTTCTGGAAATCAAGTTTGATAATGTTTTGTGGGAAAGAAAGGAGCTCCAAAAACAATTCCAGGCTGCTATGAAAGAGCATAAGATGATGGAATTGATGTTGGACGAACTTGAAATGATACATGAAAAGGCGACCAACAAGATTGCACTCTTAGAAAGTGAG ATGCAGCAATTGAGGAACCAAAATCTTCGACTGCAGGAAATTAAGGGTAAGGATTATTGGAGCTTAAAAGGACTTGATGTTAAAAGTGAAGCACAAAAAACTGGCAGAGTTGACAGGGACATTACCTATGGTATCTCATCATGCTCATCCCGCTCCAGTAGCAGCAGCATTGTTCAAGACCTCTGTCAAATTGATGCTTTAAAAGATGCTAGTAtatctaaagaaaaattgatcaaaatcTTAGAATCTGGGTTAAAATCTGGGGTGCTCATCCATTCTCATACTGAAATCCTATCAAAAGATGAATATGTCACTCAACTTCTTGATGAGCAAAGGGAGGTTGCAATGTCCAGAAGTCTATTCAGTACTCTATTGTCACTTTTGGTTGGAGTGATTATATGGGAAGCTGAAGAGCCTCACTTGTGTCTTGTAGTGGCTCTCATGTTTGTTGTTAGCATCTCGTTGAAGAGTGTAGTTGAGTTTTTCACGACTATTAAGAATAAACCTGCTTTGGATGCTGTTGCTCTTTTGAGCTTCAACTGGTTCGTGCTTGGAATACTAGCCTACCCAACACTGCCAAATATTTCTCGTTTTCTTGCTCGTTTTCTTGCTCCTTTGGCCTCAAGGGTTGTTGAATGGTTCGGTTTCTCCATTTCCTGA
- the LOC101204811 gene encoding uncharacterized protein LOC101204811 isoform X4 codes for MQPSPSLITCPIRILTTTLRPSTIIFQAYHYHQPIPKFNSLFGYRPHLLGSSTRSFPASASHTPESQVPAASAPLIQTHLGAASRTSTLEKMNTVEEELEKAIYRCRFMAFFGVLGSLIGSIHCFIEGCVHVAASFSEYFVNRGKVIIVLVEAIDVYLLGTVMLVFGTGLYELFISQLGNARPLSKSNVEHKSNLFGLFPLKERPKWMNVRTVNELKTKLGHVIVMLLLIGFFDKSKKVVIQSPDAVGV; via the exons ATGCAACCGTCTCCATCCTTGATTACTTGTCCTATCAGAATTCTAACCACCACCCTCCGACCTTCCACCATCATCTTCCAAGCCTATCACTACCACCAACCTATTCCAAAGTTCAATAGTCTTTTTGGGTATAGACCTCACCTTCTCGGTTCTTCTACCCGTAGTTTTCCTGCTTCTGCAAGTCACACCCCTGAATCTCAAGTTCCTGCTGCTTCTGCTCCTTTAATCCAAACCCATCTTGGTGCTGCGTCTCGGACGTCGACACTGGAAAAGATGAATACCGTCGAGGAGGAACTTGAAAAG GCCATTTATCGATGCCGATTCATGGCATTTTTTGGCGTCTTAGGGTCTTTAATTGGCTCTATACACTGTTTCATCGAG GGGTGCGTTCATGTAGCAGCATCTTTCTCCGAGTATTTTGTGAATCGTGGAAAAGTGATCATAGTGCTAGTTGAGGCCATAG ATGTATATCTCTTAGGAACTGTGATGCTAGTCTTTGGCACGGGTCTGTATGAGCTGTTTATCAGCCAACTTGGAAATGCACGGCCATTATCAAAGAGTAACGTTGAGCATAAATCCAATTTATTTGGCTTGTTCCCTTTAAAG GAACGACCTAAATGGATGAATGTAAGGACAGTAAACGAGCTGAAAACAAAGCTGGGACACGTCATAGTGATGCTGCTTCTAATTGGGTTCTTTGACAAGAGTAAAAAAGTGGTAATACAATCTCCAG ATGCTGTTGGAGTGTAG
- the LOC101204811 gene encoding uncharacterized protein LOC101204811 isoform X3 → MQPSPSLITCPIRILTTTLRPSTIIFQAYHYHQPIPKFNSLFGYRPHLLGSSTRSFPASASHTPESQVPAASAPLIQTHLGAASRTSTLEKMNTVEEELEKAIYRCRFMAFFGVLGSLIGSIHCFIEGCVHVAASFSEYFVNRGKVIIVLVEAIDVYLLGTVMLVFGTGLYELFISQLGNARPLSKSNVEHKSNLFGLFPLKERPKWMNVRTVNELKTKLGHVIVMLLLIGFFDKSKKVVIQSPDWTAKE, encoded by the exons ATGCAACCGTCTCCATCCTTGATTACTTGTCCTATCAGAATTCTAACCACCACCCTCCGACCTTCCACCATCATCTTCCAAGCCTATCACTACCACCAACCTATTCCAAAGTTCAATAGTCTTTTTGGGTATAGACCTCACCTTCTCGGTTCTTCTACCCGTAGTTTTCCTGCTTCTGCAAGTCACACCCCTGAATCTCAAGTTCCTGCTGCTTCTGCTCCTTTAATCCAAACCCATCTTGGTGCTGCGTCTCGGACGTCGACACTGGAAAAGATGAATACCGTCGAGGAGGAACTTGAAAAG GCCATTTATCGATGCCGATTCATGGCATTTTTTGGCGTCTTAGGGTCTTTAATTGGCTCTATACACTGTTTCATCGAG GGGTGCGTTCATGTAGCAGCATCTTTCTCCGAGTATTTTGTGAATCGTGGAAAAGTGATCATAGTGCTAGTTGAGGCCATAG ATGTATATCTCTTAGGAACTGTGATGCTAGTCTTTGGCACGGGTCTGTATGAGCTGTTTATCAGCCAACTTGGAAATGCACGGCCATTATCAAAGAGTAACGTTGAGCATAAATCCAATTTATTTGGCTTGTTCCCTTTAAAG GAACGACCTAAATGGATGAATGTAAGGACAGTAAACGAGCTGAAAACAAAGCTGGGACACGTCATAGTGATGCTGCTTCTAATTGGGTTCTTTGACAAGAGTAAAAAAGTGGTAATACAATCTCCAG ATTGGACTGCAAAGGAGTAA
- the LOC101204811 gene encoding uncharacterized protein LOC101204811 isoform X2, translated as MQPSPSLITCPIRILTTTLRPSTIIFQAYHYHQPIPKFNSLFGYRPHLLGSSTRSFPASASHTPESQVPAASAPLIQTHLGAASRTSTLEKMNTVEEELEKAIYRCRFMAFFGVLGSLIGSIHCFIEGCVHVAASFSEYFVNRGKVIIVLVEAIDVYLLGTVMLVFGTGLYELFISQLGNARPLSKSNVEHKSNLFGLFPLKERPKWMNVRTVNELKTKLGHVIVMLLLIGFFDKSKKVVIQSPGVNGTIPSSRLSRQDAEDPRGQGMR; from the exons ATGCAACCGTCTCCATCCTTGATTACTTGTCCTATCAGAATTCTAACCACCACCCTCCGACCTTCCACCATCATCTTCCAAGCCTATCACTACCACCAACCTATTCCAAAGTTCAATAGTCTTTTTGGGTATAGACCTCACCTTCTCGGTTCTTCTACCCGTAGTTTTCCTGCTTCTGCAAGTCACACCCCTGAATCTCAAGTTCCTGCTGCTTCTGCTCCTTTAATCCAAACCCATCTTGGTGCTGCGTCTCGGACGTCGACACTGGAAAAGATGAATACCGTCGAGGAGGAACTTGAAAAG GCCATTTATCGATGCCGATTCATGGCATTTTTTGGCGTCTTAGGGTCTTTAATTGGCTCTATACACTGTTTCATCGAG GGGTGCGTTCATGTAGCAGCATCTTTCTCCGAGTATTTTGTGAATCGTGGAAAAGTGATCATAGTGCTAGTTGAGGCCATAG ATGTATATCTCTTAGGAACTGTGATGCTAGTCTTTGGCACGGGTCTGTATGAGCTGTTTATCAGCCAACTTGGAAATGCACGGCCATTATCAAAGAGTAACGTTGAGCATAAATCCAATTTATTTGGCTTGTTCCCTTTAAAG GAACGACCTAAATGGATGAATGTAAGGACAGTAAACGAGCTGAAAACAAAGCTGGGACACGTCATAGTGATGCTGCTTCTAATTGGGTTCTTTGACAAGAGTAAAAAAGTGGTAATACAATCTCCAG GTGTTAATGGTACTATTCCGAGCTCGAGACTCAGCAGACAGGATGCTGAAGATCCGAGAGGCCAAGGAATGAGGTAA
- the LOC101204325 gene encoding pentatricopeptide repeat-containing protein At1g77360, mitochondrial — MAENPKMGVKNPSKIPPSSSPRSRNSPRFPLHLDLPDISPAAKTICEVLVRVSRNEVDGALLATGLAPSPELVQEVLRVSYNSPSSAIKFFRWARQLAKQSAYSWNLMIDLLGKNELFEEMWNGIRTMRQEKILSLPTFVSVFGSYCSAGRSKEARMTFEVMDRYEVEKDVVAVNSLLSAICSEENQTSEAWEFFEKHKEKIPLDGESFAILLEGWEKEGNVEKAKVTFDEMVKRVGWNPENVSSYDAFLITLVRGGRSEDAIKVLLKLKKNRCLPGLKFLSNALDSLIQQNDANHAILLWDIVVGSGLVPNLIVYNAIIGLLSENSKIDDSFRLLDSMVFHGAFPNSLTYNLIFSSLIKNKKVKEVSQFFREMVKNECPPTPSSCAAAITMLFDGYDPETAIDIWNYMDENHIEPMDTSANALLIGLCNLNRLTEVRRFADDMIDQRIDILESTMKLLKNCFYQQRGNFRENYDGLLRRWRASSIL, encoded by the coding sequence ATGGCTGAAAACCCTAAAATGGGTGTAAAAAACCCTTCCAAAATTCCCCCCAGTTCTTCGCCACGGTCGCGCAATTCCCCACGCTTCCCTTTGCATCTAGACCTGCCGGACATATCGCCGGCTGCTAAAACCATTTGCGAAGTCCTGGTCAGAGTCTCACGGAATGAAGTAGACGGCGCGCTGTTGGCGACGGGATTGGCTCCGTCGCCGGAGCTTGTCCAAGAAGTTTTGAGGGTTTCTTATAACTCTCCGTCGTCGGCGATCAAGTTCTTCCGATGGGCGAGACAGTTGGCGAAACAGTCGGCATACTCGTGGAATCTGATGATTGATTTGTTGGGCAAAAACGAACTTTTCGAAGAAATGTGGAACGGCATTCGGACGATGAGGCAAGAAAAGATTCTTTCGTTGCCAACTTTTGTGTCGGTTTTTGGGAGTTATTGTTCTGCTGGCAGGTCTAAAGAAGCGAGAATGACCTTTGAAGTGATGGATAGGTACGAAGTTGAGAAGGATGTTGTGGCAGTGAATTCTCTACTGAGTGCAATTTGCTCTGAGGAAAATCAAACATCAGAGGCTTGGGAGTTTTTTGAGAAGCATAAAGAGAAGATCCCTTTGGATGGGGAGTCATTCGCCATTTTATTGGAAGGTTGGGAGAAAGAAGGCAATGTGGAGAAAGCTAAGGTTACATTTGATGAAATGGTGAAAAGAGTCGGCTGGAATCCTGAAAATGTTTCATCTTATGATGCATTTTTGATAACGTTGGTTCGTGGGGGCCGATCTGAAGATGCAATCAAGGTTCTTCTAAAACTGAAGAAGAATCGTTGTTTGCCAGGTTTGAAATTTCTGTCCAATGCTCTTGATAGTCTCATTCAGCAAAATGATGCAAACCATGCGATTCTATTGTGGGATATTGTCGTGGGAAGTGGATTAGTCCCTAACTTGATCGTGTACAATGCCATAATCGGATTGCTTAGTGAGAATAGTAAGATCGATGACTCGTTTCGACTCTTGGATTCCATGGTTTTCCATGGTGCTTTTCCTAACTCCTTAACTTACAACCTGATCTTCAGTTCTTTGATTAAGAATAAGAAAGTTAAGGAAGTTAGTCAATTTTTCAGGGAGATGGTAAAGAATGAATGCCCTCCTACCCCTTCTAGTTGTGCTGCAGCTATCACAATGTTGTTTGATGGTTATGACCCTGAAACAGCCATTGATATATGGAACTACATGGATGAGAATCACATCGAACCTATGGATACAAGTGCAAATGCACTGCTCATTGGCCTCTGCAACTTGAATCGGTTAACAGAGGTAAGGAGATTCGCGGACGATATGATTGACCAGCGTATTGATATATTGGAATCAACTATGAAGTTGTTGAAGAATTGTTTCTATCAGCAGAGAGGAAATTTCAGAGAGAATTATGATGGTCTCTTGCGTAGGTGGAGAGCTTcctcaattttgtaa
- the LOC101204571 gene encoding uncharacterized protein LOC101204571 isoform X3: MWIIAIVSLPGRILAALRRERQLQQYLQFLEIKFDNVLWERKELQKQFQAAMKEHKMMELMLDELEMIHEKATNKIALLESEMQQLRNQNLRLQEIKGKDYWSLKGLDVKSEAQKTGRVDRDITYGISSCSSRSSSSSIVQDLCQIDALKDASISKEKLIKILESGLKSGVLIHSHTEILSKDEYVTQLLDEQREVAMSRSLFSTLLSLLVGVIIWEAEEPHLCLVVALMFVVSISLKSVVEFFTTIKNKPALDAVALLSFNWFVLGILAYPTLPNISRFLARFLAPLASRVVEWFGFSIS; this comes from the exons ATGTGGATAATCGCAATTGTCTCTCTTCCTGGACGAATTTTAGCTGCTTTACGGAGGGAAAGGCAG TTGCAACAATATTTGCAATTTCTGGAAATCAAGTTTGATAATGTTTTGTGGGAAAGAAAGGAGCTCCAAAAACAATTCCAGGCTGCTATGAAAGAGCATAAGATGATGGAATTGATGTTGGACGAACTTGAAATGATACATGAAAAGGCGACCAACAAGATTGCACTCTTAGAAAGTGAG ATGCAGCAATTGAGGAACCAAAATCTTCGACTGCAGGAAATTAAGGGTAAGGATTATTGGAGCTTAAAAGGACTTGATGTTAAAAGTGAAGCACAAAAAACTGGCAGAGTTGACAGGGACATTACCTATGGTATCTCATCATGCTCATCCCGCTCCAGTAGCAGCAGCATTGTTCAAGACCTCTGTCAAATTGATGCTTTAAAAGATGCTAGTAtatctaaagaaaaattgatcaaaatcTTAGAATCTGGGTTAAAATCTGGGGTGCTCATCCATTCTCATACTGAAATCCTATCAAAAGATGAATATGTCACTCAACTTCTTGATGAGCAAAGGGAGGTTGCAATGTCCAGAAGTCTATTCAGTACTCTATTGTCACTTTTGGTTGGAGTGATTATATGGGAAGCTGAAGAGCCTCACTTGTGTCTTGTAGTGGCTCTCATGTTTGTTGTTAGCATCTCGTTGAAGAGTGTAGTTGAGTTTTTCACGACTATTAAGAATAAACCTGCTTTGGATGCTGTTGCTCTTTTGAGCTTCAACTGGTTCGTGCTTGGAATACTAGCCTACCCAACACTGCCAAATATTTCTCGTTTTCTTGCTCGTTTTCTTGCTCCTTTGGCCTCAAGGGTTGTTGAATGGTTCGGTTTCTCCATTTCCTGA
- the LOC101204571 gene encoding uncharacterized protein LOC101204571 isoform X2, which produces MLIYLENLCCCCSNLVGAVEDLGQSSLEHILDNFDVDNRNCLSSWTNFSCFTEGKLQQYLQFLEIKFDNVLWERKELQKQFQAAMKEHKMMELMLDELEMIHEKATNKIALLESEMQQLRNQNLRLQEIKGKDYWSLKGLDVKSEAQKTGRVDRDITYGISSCSSRSSSSSIVQDLCQIDALKDASISKEKLIKILESGLKSGVLIHSHTEILSKDEYVTQLLDEQREVAMSRSLFSTLLSLLVGVIIWEAEEPHLCLVVALMFVVSISLKSVVEFFTTIKNKPALDAVALLSFNWFVLGILAYPTLPNISRFLARFLAPLASRVVEWFGFSIS; this is translated from the exons ATGCTCATTTATCTTGAAAAcctttgttgttgttgttcaaACTTGGTTGGAGCTGTTGAAGACCTCGGTCAGTCTTCACTTGAACATATTTTGGACAACTTTGATGTGGATAATCGCAATTGTCTCTCTTCCTGGACGAATTTTAGCTGCTTTACGGAGGGAAAG TTGCAACAATATTTGCAATTTCTGGAAATCAAGTTTGATAATGTTTTGTGGGAAAGAAAGGAGCTCCAAAAACAATTCCAGGCTGCTATGAAAGAGCATAAGATGATGGAATTGATGTTGGACGAACTTGAAATGATACATGAAAAGGCGACCAACAAGATTGCACTCTTAGAAAGTGAG ATGCAGCAATTGAGGAACCAAAATCTTCGACTGCAGGAAATTAAGGGTAAGGATTATTGGAGCTTAAAAGGACTTGATGTTAAAAGTGAAGCACAAAAAACTGGCAGAGTTGACAGGGACATTACCTATGGTATCTCATCATGCTCATCCCGCTCCAGTAGCAGCAGCATTGTTCAAGACCTCTGTCAAATTGATGCTTTAAAAGATGCTAGTAtatctaaagaaaaattgatcaaaatcTTAGAATCTGGGTTAAAATCTGGGGTGCTCATCCATTCTCATACTGAAATCCTATCAAAAGATGAATATGTCACTCAACTTCTTGATGAGCAAAGGGAGGTTGCAATGTCCAGAAGTCTATTCAGTACTCTATTGTCACTTTTGGTTGGAGTGATTATATGGGAAGCTGAAGAGCCTCACTTGTGTCTTGTAGTGGCTCTCATGTTTGTTGTTAGCATCTCGTTGAAGAGTGTAGTTGAGTTTTTCACGACTATTAAGAATAAACCTGCTTTGGATGCTGTTGCTCTTTTGAGCTTCAACTGGTTCGTGCTTGGAATACTAGCCTACCCAACACTGCCAAATATTTCTCGTTTTCTTGCTCGTTTTCTTGCTCCTTTGGCCTCAAGGGTTGTTGAATGGTTCGGTTTCTCCATTTCCTGA